A part of Microbacterium atlanticum genomic DNA contains:
- a CDS encoding ABC transporter ATP-binding protein, which yields MKLELRGITKRFGSLVANDHIDLVVNAGEIHALLGENGAGKSTLMNVLYGLYQADEGEILLDDAVQHFRGPGDAMNAGIGMVHQHFMLIPVFTVAENVMLGHEDTKALGALDLAKARQHVRAVADRFGFEVDPDAIVGDLPVGVQQRVEIIKALSRDAKVLVFDEPTAVLTPQETDELMAIMRQLRDEGTSIVFITHKLREVRAVADRITVIRLGKVVGEASPTASNAELASLMVGRAVELTVHKEPATPGAGGLEVRDLRVVAPDGTVVVDRVSFDVRPGEILAVAGVQGNGQTELIEAMVGLADRVTGSIELDGVELVGKSVRGILDEGVGFVPEDRTEDGLVGTFTVAENLILDRSGDSAFISGGTIRRGVLDEFAKARIAEYDIRTQGPDVPAGTLSGGNQQKVVIAREMSRELKLLVAAQPTRGVDVGSIEFIHKRIVETRDAGIPVVVVSTELDEVAALADRIAVMYRGAIVGIVPGGTPRDVLGLMMAGEKPEEAVA from the coding sequence ATGAAGCTCGAGCTCCGTGGCATCACGAAGCGTTTCGGCTCCCTCGTCGCGAACGACCACATCGATCTGGTGGTCAATGCGGGTGAGATCCACGCTCTTCTGGGGGAGAACGGCGCCGGCAAGTCCACGCTCATGAACGTGCTCTACGGCCTGTATCAGGCCGACGAGGGCGAGATCCTGCTGGACGACGCCGTCCAGCACTTCCGGGGGCCCGGCGACGCGATGAACGCCGGCATCGGCATGGTCCATCAGCACTTCATGCTGATCCCCGTCTTCACGGTCGCCGAGAACGTCATGCTGGGCCACGAGGACACCAAGGCGCTCGGCGCGCTCGACCTCGCCAAGGCCCGGCAGCACGTGCGCGCCGTGGCCGACCGGTTCGGCTTCGAGGTGGATCCCGATGCCATCGTCGGCGACCTGCCCGTCGGCGTGCAGCAGCGCGTCGAGATCATCAAGGCGCTCTCGCGCGACGCGAAGGTGCTCGTGTTCGACGAGCCGACGGCGGTGCTCACGCCGCAGGAGACCGACGAGCTGATGGCGATCATGCGCCAGCTGCGCGACGAGGGAACGTCGATCGTCTTCATCACCCACAAGCTCCGCGAGGTGCGCGCCGTGGCCGACCGCATCACGGTGATCCGGCTCGGGAAGGTCGTCGGCGAGGCCTCGCCCACGGCGTCCAACGCCGAGCTGGCCTCGCTGATGGTCGGCCGCGCCGTCGAGCTCACCGTTCACAAGGAGCCCGCCACGCCGGGCGCCGGAGGCCTCGAGGTGCGGGATCTGCGCGTCGTCGCGCCGGACGGCACGGTCGTCGTCGACCGGGTGAGCTTCGATGTGCGGCCGGGAGAGATCCTCGCCGTCGCCGGTGTGCAGGGCAACGGCCAGACCGAGCTGATCGAGGCCATGGTGGGCCTCGCCGACCGGGTGACCGGCTCGATCGAGCTGGACGGCGTCGAGCTCGTGGGCAAGAGCGTCCGCGGCATCCTGGATGAAGGCGTCGGATTCGTCCCCGAGGACCGCACCGAGGACGGCCTGGTGGGCACTTTCACCGTCGCCGAGAACCTCATCCTCGACCGCTCCGGCGACAGCGCCTTCATCTCCGGCGGCACCATCCGTCGCGGTGTGCTCGACGAGTTCGCCAAGGCCCGCATCGCCGAGTACGACATCCGCACCCAGGGCCCCGACGTCCCCGCCGGCACGCTCTCGGGCGGCAACCAGCAGAAGGTCGTCATCGCCCGCGAGATGAGCCGCGAGCTCAAGCTCCTCGTCGCGGCCCAGCCCACGCGCGGCGTCGACGTGGGCTCCATCGAGTTCATCCACAAACGCATCGTCGAGACACGGGATGCCGGCATCCCGGTCGTCGTCGTCTCGACCGAGCTCGACGAGGTCGCGGCGCTCGCCGACCGCATCGCCGTCATGTACCGGGGCGCGATCGTCGGCATCGTGCCCGGTGGCACCCCCCGAGATGTCCTCGGCCTGATGATGGCCGGCGAGAAGCCTGAGGAGGCGGTCGCGTGA
- a CDS encoding YihY/virulence factor BrkB family protein, whose protein sequence is MSHRDDARARPGPRAQGHDEARDQADAAQREEETLRARWEATQTSLRQRFDEPLSRATAITQRTLAWFPVRVWRHFLQHNGFLLAAGVSYQALFATFAAIYVAFAVTGLWLGGSQQAIDGLIDLINSYIPGLIAPEGGLFTPQQVTEVATTNAGVLGITGIIALGTLVWTAIGFVTFTRRAVRDIFGLPPDLRSYFYLKARDLVGAGVFALALVLGFAATSLGTWALNWVVSLLGWDDASGWVGALTSIGTILISFVIYSAALGALIRFLTGTQLPPRRIVPGALLGGGAITVLQLFTGWLFIYTPTNALLATFAIFVGLLLWFRIIGIIMLVAAAWVAVSAEDDEIPLLPQTEAERLAAEHAALLVAARVRLRTAEEARDTAPWYRAWAANRAVRAAEDELSQVEAAAPPAPKKAGSLFE, encoded by the coding sequence GTGAGCCATCGGGACGACGCGCGAGCACGACCCGGCCCGCGTGCGCAGGGCCACGACGAGGCCCGCGACCAGGCCGACGCCGCCCAGCGCGAGGAGGAGACGCTCCGCGCGCGGTGGGAGGCGACGCAGACCAGTCTGCGGCAGCGGTTCGACGAGCCGCTGAGCCGGGCGACGGCGATCACGCAGCGCACGCTGGCGTGGTTCCCGGTGCGGGTGTGGCGGCATTTCCTGCAGCACAACGGTTTCCTGCTCGCGGCGGGCGTGAGCTACCAGGCGCTGTTCGCGACTTTTGCGGCCATCTACGTGGCGTTCGCCGTCACCGGCCTCTGGCTGGGCGGCAGCCAGCAGGCGATCGACGGTCTCATCGACCTCATCAACAGCTACATCCCTGGGCTCATCGCCCCCGAAGGCGGCCTGTTCACCCCCCAGCAGGTGACCGAGGTCGCGACGACCAACGCCGGCGTCCTCGGCATCACGGGCATCATCGCGCTCGGCACCCTCGTGTGGACCGCGATCGGCTTCGTCACCTTCACCCGCCGCGCGGTGCGCGACATCTTCGGCCTGCCGCCCGACCTGCGCAGCTACTTCTACCTCAAGGCCCGCGACCTCGTCGGAGCGGGAGTCTTCGCGCTCGCGCTCGTGCTGGGCTTCGCGGCGACGTCGCTGGGCACGTGGGCGCTGAACTGGGTCGTGTCGCTCCTCGGATGGGACGACGCGTCGGGCTGGGTGGGGGCGCTGACGAGCATCGGCACGATCCTCATCTCGTTCGTCATCTACAGCGCCGCGCTCGGCGCGCTCATCCGCTTCCTCACCGGGACCCAGCTGCCCCCGCGCCGCATCGTGCCCGGCGCACTGCTCGGCGGCGGGGCCATCACGGTGCTGCAGCTGTTCACCGGCTGGCTGTTCATCTACACCCCGACCAATGCGCTGCTGGCCACCTTCGCCATCTTCGTCGGGCTGCTGCTGTGGTTCCGGATCATCGGCATCATCATGCTGGTGGCGGCCGCCTGGGTCGCCGTCTCTGCGGAGGACGACGAGATCCCGCTGCTGCCGCAAACCGAGGCGGAGCGGCTGGCCGCCGAGCACGCGGCGCTGCTCGTGGCCGCGCGCGTGCGGCTGCGCACCGCGGAGGAGGCCCGCGACACCGCGCCGTGGTACCGGGCGTGGGCGGCCAACCGCGCGGTGCGGGCGGCGGAGGACGAGCTGAGCCAGGTCGAGGCGGCCGCGCCCCCTGCGCCGAAGAAGGCCGGCAGCCTCTTCGAGTGA
- a CDS encoding succinate dehydrogenase hydrophobic membrane anchor subunit, which produces MTLRPAQDGTAIADPRAPRTPVRRTGPNLEKWGWIYMRASGVLLIVLIFGHLFVNLMLGEGIHGIDFAFVAGKFASPFWQWWDVLMLWLALIHGANGMRTIVNDYVMHERTRTVLVWALWLTAGLLILLGTLVVFTFDPCIPNLSDGSVLAEVCNP; this is translated from the coding sequence ATGACCCTTCGACCCGCTCAGGACGGCACCGCCATCGCCGATCCCCGCGCGCCGCGCACCCCCGTCCGTCGCACCGGACCGAACCTCGAGAAGTGGGGCTGGATCTACATGCGCGCGTCCGGCGTGCTGCTGATCGTCCTGATCTTCGGTCACCTGTTCGTCAACCTGATGCTGGGCGAGGGCATCCACGGCATCGACTTCGCGTTCGTGGCCGGCAAGTTCGCCTCGCCGTTCTGGCAGTGGTGGGACGTGCTGATGCTCTGGCTCGCGCTCATCCACGGCGCCAACGGGATGCGGACCATCGTGAACGACTACGTCATGCACGAGCGCACCCGCACCGTGCTGGTGTGGGCGCTCTGGCTGACCGCCGGCCTCCTCATCCTCCTCGGCACGCTCGTGGTCTTCACCTTCGACCCCTGCATCCCCAACCTCAGCGACGGAAGCGTCCTGGCCGAGGTCTGCAACCCCTGA
- a CDS encoding succinate dehydrogenase iron-sulfur subunit — translation MATSATDVIERTDADAPERAQETANDTGIQSFLVTFIIRRFDPEVDEEPRWVDYDVELYSTDRVLDALHKIKWEVDGSLTFRRSCAHGICGSDAMRINGRNRLACKTLIKDLDISQPIYVEAIKGLPLEKDLVVDMEPFFASYREVQPFLIASSTPEPGKERIQSIVDREVFDDTTKCILCAACTSSCPVFWTDGQYFGPAAIVNAHRFIFDSRDDAGDVRLDILNDKEGVWRCRTTFNCTEACPRGIEVTKAIAEVKQAVLRGRP, via the coding sequence ATGGCCACCTCGGCAACCGACGTGATCGAGCGCACCGACGCCGACGCCCCGGAGCGCGCGCAGGAGACGGCGAACGACACGGGCATCCAGTCGTTCCTGGTGACCTTCATCATCCGCCGCTTCGACCCGGAGGTCGACGAGGAGCCGCGCTGGGTCGACTACGACGTCGAGCTGTACTCGACCGACCGCGTGCTGGACGCCCTGCACAAGATCAAGTGGGAGGTCGACGGGTCCCTCACGTTCCGTCGCTCGTGCGCCCACGGCATCTGCGGCTCCGACGCGATGCGCATCAACGGCCGCAACCGGCTCGCGTGCAAGACGCTCATCAAGGACCTCGACATCTCGCAGCCGATCTACGTCGAGGCGATCAAGGGCCTGCCGCTGGAGAAGGACCTCGTCGTCGACATGGAGCCGTTCTTCGCGTCGTACCGCGAGGTGCAGCCGTTCCTCATCGCGAGCTCCACCCCCGAGCCGGGCAAGGAGCGCATCCAGTCGATCGTCGACCGCGAGGTCTTCGACGACACCACCAAGTGCATCCTGTGCGCCGCGTGCACGTCATCGTGCCCGGTGTTCTGGACCGACGGTCAGTACTTCGGCCCCGCCGCCATCGTCAACGCGCACCGCTTCATCTTCGACTCGCGCGACGACGCCGGCGATGTGCGCCTGGACATCCTCAACGACAAGGAGGGCGTGTGGCGATGCCGCACGACCTTCAACTGCACCGAGGCCTGTCCCCGCGGCATCGAGGTGACCAAGGCCATCGCCGAGGTGAAGCAGGCCGTCCTGCGCGGACGACCGTAG
- a CDS encoding BMP family lipoprotein, which yields MTISRTKKLVGVTVAAGLLIALAGCGSAPEETDPTGDAGGDVVEGFTPCLVSDDGGFNDKSFNQSALEGMERAAEELGVEPIEVESSSANDYAPNLENLIAEGCTFIVSVGFKLSADTIASATANPDVSYAIIDDWADADGDGETDAPNIKPLQFDTVQAAYLGGYAAAAWSAQSGVNKVGTVGGIPIPPVTIFMDGFVDGVAKYNEDKGANVETFGWDVEAQDGSMTGGFAANDTAKQAMQGILDQGVDVILPVGGPIYQSARDAITDGGTGTVMLGVDSDLAVADPSVADMVLVSIMKRIDEAVYQATMEASTGDFDVSPYVGTLENEGVGLSGFGSFESQLPEGLTEELDALREQIISGELEVTSPSSP from the coding sequence TTGACCATCTCACGCACCAAGAAGCTCGTCGGCGTCACGGTCGCCGCGGGCCTGCTGATCGCCCTCGCGGGCTGCGGCTCCGCCCCGGAGGAGACGGACCCCACCGGTGACGCGGGCGGCGACGTCGTCGAGGGCTTCACGCCCTGCCTCGTCTCGGATGACGGCGGCTTCAACGACAAGTCGTTCAACCAGTCGGCCCTCGAGGGCATGGAGCGCGCCGCCGAGGAGCTCGGCGTCGAGCCGATCGAGGTCGAGTCGAGCTCGGCCAACGACTACGCGCCCAACCTCGAGAACCTCATCGCCGAGGGCTGCACGTTCATCGTCTCGGTCGGCTTCAAGCTCTCCGCCGACACCATCGCCTCTGCGACGGCGAACCCCGACGTGAGCTACGCCATCATCGACGACTGGGCCGACGCCGACGGCGACGGCGAGACCGACGCCCCGAACATCAAGCCGCTCCAGTTCGACACGGTGCAGGCCGCCTACCTCGGCGGCTACGCGGCCGCGGCGTGGTCGGCGCAGTCCGGCGTCAACAAGGTCGGCACGGTCGGTGGCATCCCGATCCCGCCGGTGACGATCTTCATGGACGGCTTCGTCGACGGCGTCGCGAAGTACAACGAGGACAAGGGCGCGAACGTCGAGACCTTCGGCTGGGACGTCGAGGCGCAGGACGGCTCGATGACCGGTGGCTTCGCGGCCAACGACACCGCCAAGCAGGCCATGCAGGGCATCCTCGACCAGGGCGTGGACGTCATCCTCCCGGTCGGCGGCCCGATCTACCAGAGCGCGCGCGACGCCATCACCGACGGCGGCACCGGCACCGTCATGCTCGGTGTGGACTCCGACCTCGCCGTCGCCGACCCGTCGGTCGCCGACATGGTGCTCGTCTCGATCATGAAGCGCATCGACGAGGCCGTCTACCAGGCCACGATGGAGGCGTCGACGGGTGACTTCGACGTCAGCCCGTACGTCGGCACGCTCGAGAACGAGGGCGTCGGCCTCTCCGGCTTCGGCTCGTTCGAGTCGCAGCTGCCCGAGGGTCTGACCGAAGAGCTCGACGCGCTGCGCGAGCAGATCATCTCGGGCGAGCTCGAGGTCACGTCGCCCAGCTCGCCGTAA
- the sdhC gene encoding succinate dehydrogenase, cytochrome b556 subunit: MSAPARVTPSVSETTSRVPRGTLYRGNEGMWSWVLHRITGVAIFFFLLVHILDTALIRVAPEAYDAVMSSYKNPIMGVGEVVLVGAVVYHAFNGLRIILVDFWPWATRHQRQLWWGVIALLVATMIPFTVRHLSIVFAYGWGGEH, from the coding sequence GTGTCTGCACCAGCACGCGTCACACCGTCGGTATCCGAGACCACCTCCCGAGTCCCCCGCGGCACCCTCTACCGCGGGAACGAGGGCATGTGGTCGTGGGTGCTCCACCGCATCACCGGCGTCGCCATCTTCTTCTTCCTCCTCGTGCACATCCTCGACACGGCGCTGATCCGGGTCGCGCCCGAGGCGTACGACGCGGTGATGAGCTCGTACAAGAACCCCATCATGGGGGTGGGCGAGGTCGTCCTGGTGGGCGCGGTCGTCTATCACGCGTTCAACGGCCTCCGGATCATCCTGGTGGACTTCTGGCCGTGGGCCACCCGCCACCAGCGCCAGCTGTGGTGGGGCGTCATCGCGCTGCTCGTGGCGACGATGATCCCCTTCACCGTCCGCCACCTGTCGATCGTCTTCGCCTACGGCTGGGGAGGAGAGCACTGA
- a CDS encoding endo-1,4-beta-xylanase translates to MPRSIRSLLVATAAAALVVPLWTGTAATAAPPGFSHADKDALRNQAPRDLEIGSAVWAQRDLLTYDRKAPTELQQVLGAQFSSVTPENDMKWDAIHPAPDVYDFTSADALVAFAKANKQEIRGHTLLWHSQNPAWVTAASSTWTCDDARAVLEDHIRTVVGHFKGEIYEWDVANEIFQDTWDAGGVRLRTEANPFLRACADDPEALIGDAFRWAHEADPDAALFLNDYNAEGINEKTDAYYALAQRLLADGVPLDGFGAQGHLSLLYGFDTSLQANFERFAALGLKVAITEADVRIPLLAGETGPTAAQVAEQAARYDAMLEACLNVPACSSYTVWGFPDANSWVPGVFPGEGWATIFEDDFTPKPAFDAMLASLRDAAPGVSPRKG, encoded by the coding sequence ATGCCCCGATCCATCCGATCGCTTCTGGTGGCCACCGCCGCCGCTGCACTCGTCGTCCCCCTGTGGACGGGGACGGCCGCCACCGCGGCGCCGCCCGGATTCAGCCACGCCGACAAGGACGCGCTGCGCAATCAAGCGCCGCGGGACCTGGAGATCGGCAGCGCCGTGTGGGCGCAGCGCGATCTCCTCACCTACGACCGCAAGGCACCGACCGAGCTCCAGCAGGTGCTCGGCGCTCAGTTCTCCTCGGTGACGCCGGAGAACGACATGAAGTGGGATGCCATCCACCCGGCTCCGGACGTGTACGACTTCACGTCAGCCGACGCTCTGGTCGCGTTCGCGAAGGCGAACAAGCAGGAGATCCGCGGCCACACGCTGCTGTGGCACAGCCAGAACCCGGCGTGGGTGACCGCGGCGAGCAGCACGTGGACCTGCGACGATGCCCGCGCCGTGCTCGAGGACCACATCCGCACCGTGGTCGGCCACTTCAAGGGCGAGATCTACGAGTGGGATGTCGCCAACGAGATCTTCCAGGACACGTGGGACGCCGGCGGAGTCCGGCTGCGCACCGAGGCGAACCCGTTCCTGCGCGCGTGCGCGGACGACCCCGAGGCGCTCATCGGGGATGCATTCCGCTGGGCGCACGAGGCCGACCCCGACGCCGCGCTGTTCCTCAACGACTACAACGCGGAGGGCATCAACGAGAAGACTGACGCCTACTACGCGCTGGCGCAGCGCCTGCTCGCCGACGGCGTGCCGCTGGACGGATTCGGCGCCCAGGGCCACCTGAGCCTGCTCTACGGGTTCGACACCTCCCTCCAGGCGAACTTCGAGCGGTTCGCGGCGCTGGGCCTGAAGGTGGCGATCACCGAGGCGGACGTGCGCATCCCGCTCTTGGCCGGGGAGACCGGCCCGACCGCTGCTCAGGTCGCCGAGCAGGCCGCGCGCTACGACGCGATGCTCGAGGCGTGCCTGAACGTGCCGGCATGCTCGTCGTACACGGTGTGGGGCTTCCCGGACGCCAACTCCTGGGTCCCGGGGGTCTTCCCCGGAGAGGGCTGGGCGACCATCTTCGAGGACGACTTCACGCCGAAGCCGGCGTTCGACGCGATGCTCGCGTCGCTGCGCGACGCGGCCCCGGGCGTCTCGCCTCGAAAGGGCTGA
- a CDS encoding mannose-1-phosphate guanylyltransferase has product MPGPIDDFYAVIPAGGIGSRLWPLSRADAPKFLHDLTGSGRTLLRDTWDRLEPLAGPDRIAVVTGRAHRAAVEKELPGIADRNVLLESEPRDSTAAIGLAAAVLARREPDVIIGSFAADHVIRVPQLFDWAVQQAVATAREGYICTIGIQPSEPSVGFGYIRKGAALTVEGAPEAALVESFVEKPDLDTAKEYFADRNYLWNAGMFISRADVLLGEIAESDPHLYAGLMDLAEAWDDRDRRGPVVDRVWPTLTKIAIDYAVAEPAAAKGRLAVVPGHFDWDDVGDFASLAKLNSGGRKNDLAILGENARVLSDAASGIVVSQTRRVISLIGVRDIVVVDTDDALLVTTSEHAQRVKGVVDALKLSGRGEVL; this is encoded by the coding sequence ATGCCTGGACCCATCGACGACTTCTACGCCGTCATCCCCGCCGGCGGCATCGGCAGCCGGCTGTGGCCGCTCTCCCGCGCCGACGCGCCGAAGTTCCTGCACGATCTCACCGGCTCCGGGCGCACGCTGCTGCGCGACACCTGGGATCGCCTGGAGCCGCTCGCGGGACCCGACCGCATCGCGGTCGTGACCGGACGCGCGCACCGCGCCGCGGTCGAGAAAGAGCTGCCGGGGATCGCCGACCGGAACGTGCTCCTGGAGTCCGAGCCGCGGGACTCCACGGCGGCCATCGGGCTGGCCGCAGCGGTCCTGGCCCGCCGGGAGCCCGACGTCATCATCGGCTCGTTCGCCGCCGACCACGTCATCCGGGTACCGCAGCTGTTCGACTGGGCGGTGCAGCAGGCCGTCGCGACCGCGCGCGAGGGCTACATCTGCACCATCGGCATCCAGCCCTCCGAGCCGTCGGTCGGCTTCGGCTACATCCGCAAGGGCGCAGCGCTGACGGTGGAGGGCGCGCCGGAGGCGGCGCTGGTGGAGAGCTTCGTCGAGAAGCCCGACCTCGACACGGCGAAGGAGTACTTCGCCGATCGCAACTACCTGTGGAACGCGGGCATGTTCATCTCCCGCGCCGACGTGCTGCTGGGCGAGATCGCCGAGAGCGACCCGCACCTGTACGCCGGGCTCATGGACCTCGCCGAGGCGTGGGACGACCGCGACCGCCGGGGCCCCGTCGTGGACCGCGTGTGGCCGACACTGACCAAGATCGCCATCGACTACGCCGTCGCCGAGCCGGCGGCGGCCAAGGGGCGACTGGCCGTGGTGCCCGGCCACTTCGACTGGGACGACGTCGGCGACTTCGCGAGTCTGGCCAAGCTCAACTCGGGCGGGCGCAAGAACGACCTGGCGATCCTCGGAGAGAACGCGCGCGTGCTCTCCGATGCAGCCAGCGGGATCGTGGTGAGCCAGACCCGCCGGGTGATCAGCCTGATCGGCGTGCGCGACATCGTCGTGGTCGACACCGATGACGCACTCCTGGTCACCACCAGCGAGCACGCGCAGCGGGTCAAGGGCGTCGTCGACGCGCTCAAGCTCAGCGGTCGCGGCGAGGTGCTCTGA
- the sdhA gene encoding succinate dehydrogenase flavoprotein subunit: protein MSTQTADSYVKDGVHYHQFDIVIVGAGGAGMRAAIEAGPGARTAVITKLYPTRSHTGAAQGGMAAALANVEEDSWEWHTFDTVKGGDYLVDQDAAEILAREAIDAVIDLENMGLPFNRTPEGKIDQRRFGGHTADHGKTPVRRACYAADRTGHMILQTLFQNCVKLGINFFNEFYVLDLITVKDAAGKTEIAGVVAYELATGDLHVFHSKAVIFATGGFGKIFKTTSNAHTLTGDGVGIIWRKGLPLEDMEFFQFHPTGLAGLGILLTEGARGEGAILRNVSGERFMERYAPTIKDLAPRDIVSRCMVQEVAEGRGAGPHRDYVLLDCTHLGAEVLETKLPDITEFARTYLGVDPVVEPVPVMPTAHYAMGGIPTNNDAQVLSDNTTVVPGLYAAGECACVSVHGSNRLGTNSLLDINVFGKRAGRNAVQYVQTADFVPLPEDPAGEVRDMIEGLRANQGTERIAVLRKRLQDEMDRKAQVFRTEESLGEVLDVIEELRERYRNVHVDDKGKRFNTDLLEAVELGFLLDIAEVVVVTARNRKESRGGHMRDDFPQRDDENYMQHTMAYLAGDAGSSKADDHIRLDWKPVVFTKNDAGELRYPPLERKY from the coding sequence GTGAGCACTCAGACCGCGGACTCCTACGTCAAGGACGGCGTCCACTACCACCAGTTCGACATCGTCATCGTGGGCGCCGGCGGTGCGGGCATGCGCGCGGCCATCGAGGCCGGCCCCGGCGCGCGGACCGCCGTCATCACCAAGCTGTACCCCACGCGCTCGCACACCGGCGCGGCCCAGGGCGGCATGGCTGCGGCCCTGGCCAACGTCGAAGAGGACTCGTGGGAGTGGCACACCTTCGACACCGTCAAGGGCGGCGACTACCTCGTCGACCAGGACGCCGCCGAGATCCTCGCGAGGGAGGCCATCGACGCGGTCATCGACCTCGAGAACATGGGCCTGCCCTTCAACCGCACGCCCGAGGGCAAGATCGACCAGCGGCGCTTCGGCGGGCACACCGCCGACCACGGCAAGACGCCCGTGCGGCGCGCGTGCTACGCCGCCGACCGCACCGGCCACATGATCCTGCAGACGCTGTTCCAGAACTGCGTCAAGCTCGGCATCAACTTCTTCAACGAGTTCTACGTGCTCGACCTCATCACGGTGAAGGATGCCGCCGGCAAGACCGAGATCGCGGGAGTCGTGGCCTACGAGCTGGCCACCGGCGATCTGCACGTGTTCCACTCGAAGGCGGTCATCTTCGCCACCGGCGGGTTCGGCAAGATCTTCAAGACCACCTCCAACGCTCACACCCTCACCGGTGACGGCGTCGGGATCATCTGGCGCAAGGGCCTCCCGCTGGAGGACATGGAGTTCTTCCAGTTCCACCCGACCGGCCTCGCCGGGCTCGGCATCCTCCTGACCGAGGGCGCGCGCGGCGAAGGCGCCATCCTCCGCAACGTGTCGGGCGAGCGCTTCATGGAGCGATACGCCCCGACCATCAAGGACCTCGCTCCGCGAGACATCGTCAGCCGCTGCATGGTGCAGGAGGTGGCCGAGGGCCGGGGTGCGGGGCCCCACCGCGACTACGTGCTGCTGGACTGCACGCACCTGGGCGCGGAGGTGCTCGAGACCAAGCTGCCCGACATCACCGAGTTCGCCCGCACGTACCTCGGCGTCGACCCGGTGGTCGAGCCCGTGCCCGTCATGCCGACCGCCCACTACGCGATGGGCGGCATCCCCACGAACAACGACGCGCAGGTGCTGAGCGACAACACCACCGTCGTGCCGGGCCTGTACGCCGCCGGCGAGTGCGCCTGCGTGTCGGTCCACGGCTCCAACCGCCTCGGCACCAACTCGCTGCTGGACATCAACGTGTTCGGCAAGCGGGCCGGCCGCAACGCGGTCCAGTACGTGCAGACCGCGGACTTCGTGCCGCTGCCCGAAGACCCCGCCGGCGAGGTGCGCGACATGATCGAGGGCCTGCGCGCCAACCAGGGCACCGAGCGGATCGCCGTCCTGCGCAAGAGGCTGCAGGACGAGATGGACCGCAAGGCTCAGGTGTTCCGCACCGAGGAGTCGCTCGGCGAGGTGCTCGACGTGATCGAGGAGCTCCGCGAGCGGTACCGGAACGTGCACGTCGATGACAAGGGCAAGCGGTTCAACACCGACCTGCTCGAGGCCGTCGAGCTCGGATTCCTGCTCGACATCGCGGAGGTCGTGGTCGTGACCGCGCGCAACCGCAAGGAGAGCCGCGGCGGCCACATGCGCGACGACTTCCCGCAGCGCGACGACGAGAACTACATGCAGCACACGATGGCCTACCTCGCCGGCGACGCCGGCTCGTCCAAGGCCGACGACCACATCCGGCTCGACTGGAAGCCCGTCGTCTTCACGAAGAACGACGCCGGCGAGTTGCGCTACCCGCCGCTGGAGAGGAAGTACTGA